One Roseimaritima multifibrata DNA window includes the following coding sequences:
- a CDS encoding sulfatase-like hydrolase/transferase → MKNPSTNLLFFALVCFNVANASESTPPNILFIFADDIGQEVLECYGGQSYKTPHLNELAKTGMKFTHASSMPVCHPSRLTLMSGRYPFRHGRVNWGDYPKEAEAHTFSNYLKQAGYRTGIAGKWQLCLLGDDPLHPRRMGFDHWDLFGWHEGPRYYEPMIYQNGKVRTDTLGHYGPDLYVRSIIDFMKRNREQPFLAYYSMAVAHEVTDDLTPPVPHGPHGRYDNYAEMVAETDRNVGRLMAALNALGLREKTLILFVADNGTPPEIIIRAEGNELIKIPVVSRRNGQDVPGGKKQLTDAGTNVPMIANWPGTIKPGQVVDDLVDFSDFLPTFMDLAGHTLPADLQLDGVSFANRLRGTGASPRSFTYCEEAVLPKPGGVEPDGESSGLKWVRNQDWKLYNDGRLFHMAEDPLEQYPFSVSADKAEQARIRKQLEKVFADLGLSTPSQSN, encoded by the coding sequence ATGAAAAATCCATCTACAAACTTGTTGTTTTTCGCCTTGGTTTGCTTCAACGTTGCGAACGCAAGCGAATCGACGCCGCCCAATATTCTGTTTATCTTTGCGGATGACATCGGACAGGAGGTACTGGAGTGCTACGGCGGTCAGTCCTACAAGACTCCGCACCTGAATGAGCTAGCCAAGACAGGGATGAAGTTCACCCATGCTTCAAGTATGCCAGTGTGCCATCCTTCACGATTAACCTTGATGTCCGGCAGGTATCCGTTTCGCCATGGCAGGGTGAACTGGGGAGACTATCCCAAAGAAGCCGAAGCCCACACTTTTTCAAACTATCTAAAGCAGGCCGGATACAGAACGGGCATTGCCGGCAAATGGCAGCTTTGTTTGTTGGGCGACGATCCACTGCATCCACGGCGAATGGGCTTTGACCACTGGGATCTATTCGGCTGGCATGAAGGGCCCCGGTACTACGAACCGATGATTTATCAAAACGGAAAGGTGCGAACGGATACCCTGGGGCACTATGGTCCGGACCTGTATGTGCGTAGCATCATTGATTTTATGAAGAGGAACCGCGAGCAGCCCTTCTTAGCGTATTACTCAATGGCCGTAGCCCACGAAGTGACCGATGACCTGACGCCTCCTGTGCCACATGGCCCGCATGGTCGCTACGACAACTATGCCGAAATGGTCGCCGAGACCGATCGCAATGTCGGTCGCCTGATGGCAGCGTTGAATGCCTTGGGGCTGAGAGAAAAGACACTGATCTTATTCGTCGCTGACAATGGAACACCGCCCGAGATCATCATTCGTGCCGAGGGGAACGAACTGATTAAGATCCCTGTTGTCTCGCGACGCAACGGTCAGGATGTTCCCGGCGGAAAGAAGCAACTGACCGACGCGGGGACCAATGTACCAATGATCGCCAACTGGCCAGGCACGATCAAACCTGGGCAGGTCGTTGATGATCTGGTGGACTTCAGTGATTTCTTGCCCACGTTCATGGACTTGGCGGGACATACATTGCCCGCTGACCTGCAGCTTGATGGCGTCAGTTTCGCGAATCGGTTGCGAGGCACAGGTGCTTCGCCCCGCTCATTCACGTACTGTGAAGAAGCCGTCTTGCCGAAGCCGGGCGGAGTGGAACCCGACGGCGAAAGTTCGGGCCTGAAGTGGGTCCGCAACCAAGACTGGAAACTCTACAACGACGGGCGTCTTTTCCACATGGCAGAAGATCCGCTCGAG